The nucleotide window CTTGATAAGGGAGATACTGTAGACCTTATGGGTAAAATACAGCTTCAGGTAGCTGATGATAACACACTGCGCTTTGCCCCGACTCTTGACACCTCGGAAGCGGGTGAATACGAGCTGCGTGGGACTGTCTATGACAAGAGCATTAATGGTAATTCACTCATTAGCTGGACACCCCTTAACTTTGAAGGTTTCTATTACAACATAGACGAAGGAATTGGGACTGAAAACCTTACAGTGGAAGAGCTTAAAGACAGGAATATACCTTCAGATAAACTAGTCTACAAATCCACACCTCAGGCTGTTGATTTTGATCACAAAAAATGGGGCAATTTCACAGTTATTGGTTTCATGGCAGACAAGTACTTTGCCGGATACACTGATGACTCTGTTAATGGATCTGTTGATGATGTGAGCCTTCTTTCGAACAATATTCTCTGTAAAGTCCTTACCGACAACGACGACAAAAAGTCTATGGATTCGGGTTCTGCCCTTACCCTTGAAGATGGTTATTCTTTGAATATCGTGGAAGTAGATATCAATGGAAAATCTGTCAGGGTCCAGCTTGAAAAAGATGGTGATGTAGTAGATGAGGCATTCCTCCAATCGGGCGATGACTATGTCTATAAAACTGATCTTGGAAAAGCGGAAGATGTGCCCATAATCATTGCTCATATCGGTTCGGTTTTTCAAGGAAATGAAAATTCTGCTGTATTCATACAGGGTCTTTTCCAGCTCTCGGACCAGTACACCGAAATCAATAATGGAGATACTTTTGGAGAGATGGAGGTCACCGGTGTCTCTGAAAGTGGCATTACAATGAAAAACGATGATGATATCGGGCTTGACAAGGATGAGACTACTGAAATAATGGGCAATGTCAGTTTCAAGACTGCTGATGACAATACTCTCAGGTTCTACCCCTTCGTGAGTGTTGAAACTGGAGGTAATGGAAATGACAACAACTCACTGAAAATAGATGTGCCTGATAAAATCTATGCCGGAGATACGTTTAATATCGAAGTAACTGCTGGCAATAAGTCTATAGCAGGCGCTAATGTTTCGGTTAACGACAGTAGCATAGGTGAAACCGATAATGATGGAGTCATTGAATATACAGCCAAAGACGCCGGTACCTTCAAGATAACTGCAAAAAAGGACGACTATAAAACTGCAAACAAAAACATTAACGTCAGTGCCCCGAAAGAAGAAATGGTAATTACCGTTTCACCTGAGACAGTTTATGTTGGAGATACCCTGAATGTTGAGATTGTCAAAGCGATCGGTGGTGACCCAATTGAGGGTGCAGACGTATCGATTGATGGAAACATCATTGGTAAAACAGATTCCAGCGGAAAAATCACCTACAAGACAGATAAAAGTGGCAATTTTGAATTGGACGTAAAAAAGGAAGGATTTGAGGACCAGGAAGTAAACGTAAAAGTGAAAGACCTTGAAGCTACCTTCAAATACTCAAACCTGGTAATCAATCCTTTAGAGGTAAATGCAGGAAAGAACGCAACAATCTCAGTTAACCTAGGAAACACAGGCAATGCTGCAGGAAATGAAAGTGTAAAGTTGCTTATTAACGGAAACGTAAGCGCCTCAAAAGATGTTTCCCTGGGTGTTGGGAACAATACCACTGTAACCTTTGAGCACGCAGAAGAAGTGCCAGGAAATTACACGGTAGAAATTGGAGGAGAAACCGCAACCTACAATGTGAAAGAAAAGTCTTCCTTACTGTTCTACGCTCTTGGACTCATTGTCCTGTTAATAATTGGCGGAGCTGCTTATTATTTTACAAAGGGTGGCGGAAACATGGAAAAACTATCTGAGCAGATAAAGGAGCTTACTAACTCGATAAAATCCAAAAAATAAAGCAATCGGAAAATAAAGAATTCAGAAATAAAGAATTCAGAAATAAAGAATTCAGAAATAAAGAATTCAGAAATAAAGAATTCAGAAATAAAGAATTCAGAAATAAAGAATTCAGAAATAAAGAATTCAGAAATAAAGAATTCAGAAATAAAGAATTCAGAAATAAAGAATTCAGAAATAAAGAATTCAGAAATAAAATTCCGCGTTAATCCAAACGCGGAATTTTTCTATTTTTAAAAAACTATTCAAACTTGATTTAAGTCAGCATTCTTTCAGAATTTATTTGGTTTAAGTTCACAGTCTTTCAGAATTTATTTGGTTTAAGTTCACAGCCTTTTAGAGTTTTGCTGACAGATATTCAGTGTTTTTCATTTCAGGAAATTTTTTGTTCCGGCGAAGCAGCATTTGCTTCTAGTGCTAGATGTAGTTTTACTCCATCTTTTTGAGCGCAAGTTCGATAGCAACTATAAGGCTGTTCTTCGGGATCATGGTTGTTACTGGAATGTTGAGGATCTTTTCAACTGTAGGGCTCACTATAGGAGCGCAAACAAGGGCTTTTGCTCCATCTCTTTCAGCGTTAACGGCTGCTATTATGGCTTCTTCCATTGAGGTTGCCGAGTATTCCCTGATTGTGACCAGCCTACCAGCTATCTTTTTCTTTGTTTCTACAATGTTATCAAGCACTGAGCGAGTTGCAATCACAGCTATAAAATCTCCACTGTCTGTTTCTTTAATATCACGGATGGTTTTCACGATCTGACGGAGAGTTTTAATATTGGGATCCCGGTTCCCTGACAGGATTTTATAAAGGGTACTCGGAGGGATATTTGCTTTTTTGGCGAAATCCACTGCAGTAAGATTAAGATCCTCTTTTATTACAGTGGAAAGCGTTTTTTGGAAAACCTCATCGGACTCGAACGCGGATTTGATAACTTTGTCTGCAACATTCATAAAATTCAACCTTTTAAATTCCGTAAAGAATTTTTTACAACGGAAAATATTCTACATTTCACAGGAAATTTAGTCCTTAATGAGAAAATATATCCAGATATATTAATACATTTGGGATATAATCAAGGCTTCTTTGAGAGATTATATATAGGAAGTGTAAAAATATTAATACACCGTTAGGTATTTATTTTTTATTTTTACCAGGATTCTTATCTGAAGAAAAATAAACTTTATTGTAAAAGAGTTTATGGATAGTTTATGGAAAGCTGACAAAAAACTAGAAATTTGTTGATTTTTCAATAGGAGGGTACGCTTCCAAAAAACTACATTTTAAGGTGCCATTTTAAGTTATGAAAGTTACTATTATATGGATCAATATCAGTATATGGACTATTGTTAATATAGGAATAATTGTCAGTAACATAAGTAATTGTCAGTAACATAAGTAATTGTCAGTAACATAAGTAATTGTCAGTAACATAAGTAATTATCAATAAGATTATTACCAGTTCTAAGAGTATCGAGGTGAAACTTTGAAGAAATTAAGCATAATTGCACTTGTTTTATTAATGGTCACATCAATTTTCGTCTCTGGCTGCGCATCTAACGATGATAACAGTAATGAAAGCGGAGTTAATGAGACCTCTACACTTACTGAGCTGAACATTGGATATCAGCCAAGTACCCACCAGATTGCATATATGACTGCAGCTGAAAAAGGATGGTGGAAAGCAGACCTTGCACCATATGGGATTACGAAAATTAAAGAATATCAGTTTCCTACAGGAGCCCCTGAAATGCAGGCAATGCTAGCTGGGGATCTGGATGTTGCCTATGTTGGAGCAGCCCCTGTAATTACAGCTCTCAGCCAGGGACTTGATGCAAAGATTGTTGCACCTGTGCAGATAAACGGTTCAAGTCTTGTTCTTCGTAATGATCACAAATACGGAAGCCCTCAAGACTTAAAGGGTCTTAAGATCGCTACTTACCCACCGGGAACTATTCAGGATACCCTGCTAAGAAGCTGGCTCCAGAAAAATGGGCTTGATCCTGAAAAAGATGTGACAATCCTTGGAATGACACCAGGAGACGCTGTCACCGCTATTTCAGCTAAACAGGTTGATGCTGTATTCCTGCCTCATCCATCTCCGGCAGTTGTAGAAAAAGAAAATATTGGGCGTACCATAGTGCAATCTGGAGAAATGGAAGGAAACCATGCTTGCTGTGTACTTGTCGTAAGTGGAAAACTTATAAGAGAGCACCCCGAGATTGTGGAGCAGGTTGTAAAGACCCATATTAAGGCAACCGAGTATAACCAGGCACATATGGACGAAGCTGCCAAGATTTATTCAAACAAAACCACAGAGGATCTTGACACTGTAAAGAAATCTCTTCAGGAATGGGATGGAGCCTGGATTACAGACCCAGCCTTGATTGAAAACTCATCTGTCAATTACTCAGAGGTTCAGTATGAACTTGGTTATATTCCAAAATCCCTGACCAAGGAAGAAATCTTTGATACAAGCTTCTATGACAAAGCCATGAGTGAGAAATAAAGACGAGAATGACTAAAAGATAGAAATTGAATAAGGTATTAAACTGCCCTGGCTTTATAGGAGGCAGTTAAACCCTTATTTTTGTTTTGAAAAATGAAGTCTGCCGGAAAGATAAAAAAGTAAGAATCCTTTTAATTAGACATGAACATTAACTTCATAAAAACAACCAAAGAAAAAGGCATTGAAGCATTATCTCTCATAGTTGCAATTGCAATATGGCAGCTTGCAGCAGACGTGATTGTACAGAATAAATTTAAGCTGCCTAGTTTTTATGATGTGATAATCTCTTTTTCTGCAATTGTAAAGAGTGGGCTAATTTTTACAGATATATTCACAAGCCTAATTAACTTTTCAATTGGTATTGCTGGCGCTTTTGTAATCGGAATTCCCCTTGGAATAGCCATGGGATGGTTCAAAAAAGTAAATAGAGCAGCCGACCCTATAATAGAGATATTACGTCCTATCCCCCCAATTGCCTGGATTCCCTTTGCCATCATATGGTTTGGGCTTACCCACCAGGCTGCAGGCTTTGTTGTGTTTGCAGGTATGGTCTTTCCAATCATTATCAATACATATACTGGCTTTAAGAACGTACCAAAAGTTTATGTTGAAGCCGCAAGAGTTCTTGGTTGTACCCGAAACCTGGATCTTATACGTTATATTGCAATTCCCTCAGCTATGCCATCAATTGTTGCAGGAATCAGAATTGCTATGGGTGTAGGCTGGATGTGCCTTGTAGCTGCAGAAATGTTTGGGAGTGACAGCGGACTCGGATATGAGATATGGCACAATTACTACATGCACAGGATGGATTTCGTACTTGTCTATATGTTGCTGCTCGGATTTGTTGGCCTTTTAATTGACCGTTTCTTCAGGTATTATGTAGACGCAAAACTACTGAGATGGACATCAGGAACTGTGGTATAAGATGGGCAGAGTAAATGTAAAAAATGTTTCACGTGTCTTTACTAAAAAAGAAGATAACGGTAGTATGGAAGCTCTTCATGAAGTTAGCTTTGATGTTGAAGATGGGGAGTTTATCTGCCTTCTGGGGCCCTCTGGCTGTGGAAAAACCACTCTGCTTCGTATAATTGCTGGACTTGAAACCCAGACTTCAGGAGAAATTACACTCAATGGAATTCCTATAACGGGCCCGGACCCCAAAAGAGGAATGGTGTTTCAGCAATATTCATTATTTCCCTGGAGAACAGTTATCGATAATGTTACTTTTGGGCTTGAAATGCAGGGAATCAGTAAGACTGAAGCCAGGAAACAGGTGGAGAAATATATAGACCTTGTTGGCCTGGAGCAGTTCAAAAATAGCTATCCATATGAACTTTCCGGAGGTATGCAGCAGCGTGCAGCCATTGCACGAGCCCTTGCAAATGAGCCCGAAGTCCTTCTTATGGACGAGCCTTTTGGAGCCCTGGATGCCCAAACTAGAAATATCCTCCAGGATGAACTTCTGAAGATATGGGAACAAAAAAACGTGACCTTTCTTTTCGTAACTCATAGTGTGGATGAAGCAGTTGTTCTTTCGGACAAGATAGTGGTAATGACCGCAAGACCGGGAAGAATAAAAGAGATTGTAGAAGTAGACCTTCCTCGACCACGCTCCAGGACAAGTCACGAGGTTAACCTTTTGAGGGATCGTGTCTTGAAACTTCTGGAAGAAGAAAGGTTCCACAAGTAAAGTATACTAGGTAAAGTACCATTTTGAAAAAAACTAAGTAAATACACAGTCGTAAAGGCAAAGAATGAGAAAGAGAGATGAAAAGAGAATAAAAAATAGAAAGAACTGAGGAAAAGAGAATAAAAAAGGGAAAAAGAATAAAAAGGGAAAAAGAATAAAAAAGGGAAAGAGAATAAAAAAGGGAAAAAGAATAAAAAAGGGAAAGAGAATAAAAAGGGAATAAAAGTTAAAAGTTTGTTGGAAAAACCGATTGTTCTTCACCCCGAATAACAACTTTCGTTAATGGCTCTACTTTCCTGACAAGAGCTTTTCCAACAATCTCAAGCGTACCATCTGCTTTTACGGAGTCAATGACGCACCCCGGCCTGACGCGGATATCTCCCTGGCAGGCTGCAGCGCTTATTTTGGCTTTATCGAGAAGGAAAAGCTCAGAAATTGTTTCTATGTTACCCAGAATTTTTGCCCTTGAACAGACAAGAGCACTTCTGGCTTTTACATTGCCTCTAACAACCGAACCTTTTCCGAGTTCAAGCCTGCCAGTTACTGTGAGGTTCTTCCAAAACTTCACTTCCTGCCCGACAATTACGTTGCCATCCAGAGTAAGATTCTCATAAAGAAAAGCTCGTTTTTCAATAACGTAAGTATTGGACCTGGGGTGGTACTTGATAAAACTAACCATTAGAAATCACTCCGGGCTACTCTCCCGGTTATAGATATAAAGCAAATACTTGTTCTGCAAGGCATTTACAAAAATTTTGTTAATTGAATTTCCAAAGTATGATTGAATATCTATTATTTAACAGCATCGAATGTTCACTATCAGACGCCGTGAACAAGTAACTAAAGCATAAACTACATGCTAAAAAATAAGCGAAAAATAAATCCTATCAAAATAAACTGAGAAACATAAACATATCAAAATAAGCTGAAAAGGAAACAACCGGATAAAAGTACCGATAAAAGTAAAATACGAATTATAAGAAAAATAATTCCGGTAGTAAAGTATCCGGAGTGTAATTAATGTATGTGAATGGAAAAGAGACTGAAGAATTAGATATAGATATCATTTTTCAGTCTCGGTTTTTCTCGTTTGAAATGATCCTGCTTATTCAACGAGGCTGGCGAAACCGTATTTGGGGAGAACCCTTTCGATTTTAATCCGGACGTTATCGTCAACTTTGGTGCCTGGGACAAAGATAACAAAACCTTCAATACGAGCAATGCCATCTCCCTGACGAGCGATGTCCTGGATAGTTACATCGTAAACTTCGCCTTCTTCAACAGGAACAGAGCTACTTTCGTCTCTGAACATGAAAACCATTCCTAATGACTTAAATTGAAGTTGATATGATTTATTTCCTGTATTTACTCGACAACGCTTGCAAATGCAAACTTGGGAAGAACTCTCTCGACTTTAATCCGGACTTCGTCTCCAACTTTGGTGCCCGGGACAAAGATAACAAAACCTTCAATACGTGCGATGCCGTCTCCCTGACGAGCAATGTCCTGAATTGTTACATCGTAGACTTCGCCCTCTTCGACAGGGACTGAGCGACTTTCTTCTCTGAACATGAAAACCATTCCTTTAATTTACTTTCAATGTGATTCTTTATTTTCCTGCATTTACTCGACAACGCTTGCAAATGCAAATTTGGGAAGTACTCTCTCGACTTTAATCCGAACCTCGTCACCAACTTTGGTGCCCGGGACAAAGACTACAAAACCCTCAATACGAGCGATGCCGTCTCCCTGACGAGCAATGTCCTGAATTGTTACATCGTAGACTTCGCCCTCTTCGACAGGGACTGAGCGACTTTCTTCTCTGAACATAAAAACCATTCCTTTAATTTACTTTCAACGTAATTCTTTATTTCCCACGTTTACTCGACAATGCTTGCAAACGCAAATTTGGGAAGTACTCTTTCGATCTTAATCTGGACTTCATCGCCAACACTCGTATTCGGGACAAAAACTACAAAACCTTCGATACGGGCAATGCCGTCTCCCTGGCGAGCAATATCCTGAATAGTTACATCGTAGGTTTCGCCCTCTTCAATGGGCACAGGAGCACGTTCATCTTTAAACATTACATTCATTCCTTTAACTTCTATTAATTAGCTTAAGAAAGCTCCATCGACAGAAAAGAGTAAAAGCAGTACTTAACAAACCAAACTTGAAAACCCAAATTCAGGAAGTACACATTCTACTTAATCTATTTTCTACTTAATCTATTTGATTAACTGATCCCCAACAGAGCTTCGGATAAGTCAATTAATTGGTCATACTCATATTCGCTTGTATATAACGTTTTGCTTTCTTGTCTGTGAAAAAAGAAAAATAATGAAGTTTGAAAAACGTTCAATCCCTAGTTATAAGACTTCTGATTTCTAATTTCAAAGATACGCAAACAAGGACAATTCATTAAAAAAATAAAATTACTATGAATAAAAAAATATTTCTCTATTAAACTTAAAGATTTCTGAGGAAGATTTTTTTCAAAGAAAGCCCGAGTAAATTTTATAAATTAGGGTTCAATTTCGAAAAGATTAGAAGGATAATGGATTATACCGAAACCTATAAATAATTAAAGCTCCATTGTGAGAATCGTTCGCTCAATAAGAAAAACAATGTGTGGGCCCGTAGCTTAGTCAGGCAGAGCGATGGACTCTTAATCCATAGGCCGGGGGTTCAAATCCCTTCGGGCCCGCTATCGTAATCTATTTTTGAGAATTTTTTCACTGATTTTGAGCATTATTTTACTTATTTTAAACACTGATTTTGAGTATTATTTTACTTATTTTAAACACTGATTTTGAGTATTATTTTACTTATTTTAAAAATTCTTTTATTGATTTTGGTATTATTTAACTAATTTTAGGTATACTCTCAGTAATTAGGTTATAAGCTAATCCTAAAACTCAAAATTGCTTCTCTAAGTACAAGATCCGCATAACCAATGAATCTTCAACCACAAAAATAATTTTAAAATTTTACTAATTTGAAGGTAAAATTAGTTTTGGATAATTTCCTTATTAAAATATCAGTTATATATTTAAAACGATTAATTACTAAAAATCAGCAGTTGAAAACTGCTAAGTAAACCTTAAATATATAAAATATCTCATAGGTGCAGCTCTAATGCCAAAAGTAAGCGTTGAAATTCCTCAAGAACTTCTGGATGACCTCAACAAGCATGTAGGAGATAATAAAAAATTTGTCAGTCAATCTGATGCTATCCGAACCGCTATTCGAAAAATGCTAGATATGATGGACGAGATCGATAGAAGGCATGGGAGACTCGAGAAGTAATTAAAAATTTGGAAACGGAAGTTAACTGTGAAGACCAATTACAAAATCAATCATAAATCATAAATCAATCATAAAATCAATCAAAAAATCAATCAAAAAATCAATCATAAAATCAATCAAAAAATCAATCATAAAATCAATCAAAAAATCAATCATAAAATCAATCAAAAAATCAATCAAAAAAGCAAGCGGAAAAGTAATCAGAAAAGTGATTAAAAACTAATTAAATTTGATTAAAAGAATAAAAATAAAAGAAAAAGTAAAAACATTATAAAAGTACCCCTTTATTTCCACTGTGCTTTGATATCTGTCGACTATTTTTTGAGAAATCCAGGCTTATTGGATAGCTTCTACTGGAAGGAAAAACGAAGCCTGCTCTCTCAGGCTATGGCCTTTTAGGTCATGAATTTTTAAAATAAATTTCATATAGAAGCTATAAAAAAATAAGGATCAGAGAGATTCCCTGAAGTCTTTTATACCCTGAGCTACATTGGAAAGCAAGATGAAAGCTATTTTCTGGTTAGGCCAGGAGCCTAGCCCGCAATCAGGACCTACATACTTTATCAGATTGCCAAAACGCCTGTAGTACACCTTCAGTCTCTTAGTTATAGTAGCTGGGGTCTCAAGCCCGCTAACAATTTCTGGAAGATATTGTTGATCTTTCCAGACGTTAGTACAGTACTTTTCACTAATGATGCCTGCCAGGGTGTAGATGTCAGTTCTTGCAATCCCAAGCCTCAGGAAAGAGTCCGTATCCTCCAGAGTTTTCTTGTCTATCAATTCCAGATAAGAGGGCGTGCCTGCGGATTCTACTCCTATGACGTTTATTGTGGGGACTTGACAGGCAAGGTTATAGTAGAGAGGAGAATGAAGGTGAATCTGTACATCGGCTCCCCACTTGCTGGCAGCTTTTGAAGCGCTGGTAAGAGCAGAAATAATATCGTTCTCATCAAAAGCAAGCTCAGGGTTCAGCCCTATACTTGGTTCATCAATAGAAACTGTTGCAATTTTGAAATTTTTTGCAGATCGCATGGAATTTCTTACAAAGTTATTCACGCTTTTTGCAAAAAGAGAATAGATATCAGTATACCGTGTACCTCCGAATTCCTTCAGATAAAGTTCAGTTGGACCCGTTACACAGACCCGAACCTTGAGTGTCTCTCCGACTCTTTCCTTATAGGCTTTTGCAACCTTCTCTATAGCCTCAAGTTCCTCAATCCTGGCGCACTCAAGTTTTACCTCAAATGGGCTGTCACAGCAATTAGAGTCTCGAATAATCCTCAGGAACTGCTCATTCATATCCTGATACTGAGGATAGGTAGGAATATCAACACCTGCATCTACTTTTTGCTGAAAGGCGTCATTGATTACCGTAAAGAGTTTCTCATCTTCGGTTCTCGTTTTAAAGGCATTTTGGACCCATTCCTTACTGACTCCTTCAGGAAGGGGATAACTCCCAATATCGTCAAAGATGATTTCTTCCATATCCTCTTAGTAGACCTGTAAGGATTTAGCGTTATTGGAAAGACAGAAAAAATATAAAAAAAGAGACCTTTTGGAAAAACTTAAGTTTTGTTCGGTTATTCGATCACTTGAGAATTAAAAGGTTTATTCTCCCTGTTTTTTCTTCTCTGCATTAAACTCATTAATGCCTTTTGCTGTGTTTTCTAGAAGTTTGAAGGCAAGTTCCTGATCCGGCCAGAAAGCCAGCCCACAGTCCGGACTTGCATACTTTATCCGGTCTCCAAGGACAGAGTATGCCGTTTCAAGCCTCTTTTTAACTACATCGGAAGTTTCCAGGTCAGTAACGATTTTTTGCATGTACTCCTTTTCCTTCCAGACATTGACCCCATAATTTTCGTTGATAATACCTATAAGACTGGAAATATCGGTTCTCGAAACTCCGAGCCTGACATAAGTATTTGAATCCTCGAGCACTTTTTTATCCAGAAGGTTAAGGTAAGAAGGAGTTGCCGCATACTCAAAACCGATGACATTAATTGGGGTCTCGCAGACAAGTTTGTATTTTAACGGTGAATGCAGATGAATTTCCACATCAGCTCCCTGTTTCCGGGCGTAGGTAGAAGCGACTGTGAGAGCAGAGATTATATTGGCGTCAGAAAACTGGATTCTGTCATTTATCCCGAGACTCGGCTCATCCAGAGCTATGACCTTTATTTTGAAATTTTTCGCAGCTACAAATGCCTGTTTTATAAAATCTTCAATATCCAATGCAAGGATATGATAAGCGTCCGCATAACCCGTTGCTCCAAAGGCCTGGAGGTAGAGATCTGTCGGACCTCCAACACAAACCCTGACTTCAAGCATTTTTCCTGTCTCTTCCCTGTACTGTTTTGCAACCTCGTCAATTATCTCCAGCTCAAGGATCTTTGCATTTTCCTCTTTCAGTACATAAGGCTCATAACAGTTCTTTTCATCTTTAATAATGTCCAGAAATTGTCCTATCATATCCCTGAACTGAGGATAAGTGGGTACATGTATTCCCACATCGATTTTCCTCCGGAAAGCATCCCTTACCATAGAAAAAAGTTTCTCGTCTTCATCCCGGTTTTCAGCCGCAGTCTTCACCCATTCCCTTGTAATACCTTCAGGCATGGGAAGGCTGCCTCCATCAATAAAAGTAATATCTTGCATGCCTGTTATGTAAGACAGTATCAAGTATTATATGTATTGGAATTGATTTGAGGGGAAATTCAAAGTAAAGAAGTCAAAGTAAAGAAGTCAAAGTAAAGAAGTCAAAGTAAAGAAGTCAAAGTAAAGAAGTCAAAGTAAAGGAGAAAAGCAGATTTTATTTATAGATATCCCGTCGGTGCCCAATTTTAAGCACGAGTATTTTCAAGCATCTGCCCTGAATCTCCAGGATTACTCTATAGTCACCGACCCTCAAACGATAATTTGGAGACCCGGCTAATTTTGTTACATAGCGAAACGGATCCTCCTTCAACTCAGAGACCTTATGAAAAATGCGTTTTGCCAGCTGATGATCAAGTTTTCTGAGCTGATTGACCGCAGGGTCAGACCAGATGATTTGGTAGTGCATCAAAATCTCGCTCTTAGAATCAGCTTCTTAGAAACCTATCTCTTTTTTTAAATCTTCATGTGTTATGTATCTGCCTTCCTTAACAGCTTTTCGGGCAAGTTCGATTTCTTTTTTCGTTTCCTCATTTAGTTCCTGGACTTCTTCCAGTAACCGCTCAAGTACCTCGTTGTAAGTTTCCCGCTTATAGATCTTCATTTTTTCAAGAGCTTCTTTAGTGCTCTGTTTCACTTGAATGGTTGTTGTCTCAGCCATGTTTTACTCTATACAGAGAGATTTACTTATAGTTTGTTATAATCAGTTATAACAAACTATAGCGAGAAATTGACATAAATATAAATCGATTAGAGTGGATAAAATACTGAAGATTCTCAAGTACAGTTAAAGAAATTGGGTTAAAGAAAGTGGGTTAAAGAAAGTGGGTTAAAGAAATAGAAAATGAAATCGTGACTCATTTTTCTTCGGTTTCAAGATCTTCATCTTCCAATTCAAGTTCTGTCTGCAATTTAGATTCTTTTTTCTCTAAGACTTTCAAAAC belongs to Methanosarcina barkeri 3 and includes:
- a CDS encoding TRAM domain-containing protein, whose product is MFKDERAPVPIEEGETYDVTIQDIARQGDGIARIEGFVVFVPNTSVGDEVQIKIERVLPKFAFASIVE
- a CDS encoding type II toxin-antitoxin system RelE/ParE family toxin; the encoded protein is MHYQIIWSDPAVNQLRKLDHQLAKRIFHKVSELKEDPFRYVTKLAGSPNYRLRVGDYRVILEIQGRCLKILVLKIGHRRDIYK
- a CDS encoding methionine synthase; amino-acid sequence: MQDITFIDGGSLPMPEGITREWVKTAAENRDEDEKLFSMVRDAFRRKIDVGIHVPTYPQFRDMIGQFLDIIKDEKNCYEPYVLKEENAKILELEIIDEVAKQYREETGKMLEVRVCVGGPTDLYLQAFGATGYADAYHILALDIEDFIKQAFVAAKNFKIKVIALDEPSLGINDRIQFSDANIISALTVASTYARKQGADVEIHLHSPLKYKLVCETPINVIGFEYAATPSYLNLLDKKVLEDSNTYVRLGVSRTDISSLIGIINENYGVNVWKEKEYMQKIVTDLETSDVVKKRLETAYSVLGDRIKYASPDCGLAFWPDQELAFKLLENTAKGINEFNAEKKKQGE
- a CDS encoding ribbon-helix-helix protein, CopG family; amino-acid sequence: MPKVSVEIPQELLDDLNKHVGDNKKFVSQSDAIRTAIRKMLDMMDEIDRRHGRLEK
- a CDS encoding methionine synthase, translating into MEEIIFDDIGSYPLPEGVSKEWVQNAFKTRTEDEKLFTVINDAFQQKVDAGVDIPTYPQYQDMNEQFLRIIRDSNCCDSPFEVKLECARIEELEAIEKVAKAYKERVGETLKVRVCVTGPTELYLKEFGGTRYTDIYSLFAKSVNNFVRNSMRSAKNFKIATVSIDEPSIGLNPELAFDENDIISALTSASKAASKWGADVQIHLHSPLYYNLACQVPTINVIGVESAGTPSYLELIDKKTLEDTDSFLRLGIARTDIYTLAGIISEKYCTNVWKDQQYLPEIVSGLETPATITKRLKVYYRRFGNLIKYVGPDCGLGSWPNQKIAFILLSNVAQGIKDFRESL